ATAAGTATCAGGAATTACAAAAGTCAATAATTAGACACTATTTCAGTGAAAATGCCACAAAATTTGCTTGTCTGACAACTGCGAGTGATGATACAATTAAAGGTGTTTATCTGATTAATTCGGTTAAAGAAAAGTTACAATTGCAACAAATAACGACACAGACTGACAACGTAGAAAAATCAATGCATAAAAAAATTATCTACGGGTATACACCACTATGGACCCAGAATTTCAATATTTTGGATAAGCCTGTGAATGTAAATATTGCAATTACAAATACTACAAACGGAGAAACAAAATTAACGATAGGAACACCTATCTTGATTACTGAATATTAATATAGAGAAATTGGAACATAAGGAGATTGGATTATGGATAAGATCATCGTACGCGGTGGGAATCAATTAAATGGTACCGTTAAGGTTGAAGGTGCTAAAAATGCTGTCCTTCCTGTTATCGCCGCAAGTATTTTAGCAAGTAAAGGAAAGAGCGTTATTACAGATGTTCCAACGCTCGCAGATGTTTATACGATTAATGAAGTATTGCGTAATATGAATGCTGATGTACAGTTTGATAATAATACAGTAACTGTTGATGCGTCACAACAATTAAAAACGGAGGCTCCGTTTGAATATGTTCGTAAAATGCGTGCGTCTGTATTGGTCTTAGGTCCATTACTTGCACGTTATGGCCATGCAAAGGTTGCTATGCCAGGCGGGTGCGCAATTGGCTCACGTCCAATTGACCTGCACTTAAAAGGCTTCGAGGCAATGGGCGCAGAGGTCCATGTTGGAAATGGTTTTGTCGAGGCAACTGTTGCCGGCCGTCTTAAAGGTGCAAAGATATATCTTGATGTACCAAGTGTTGGTGCAACAGAGAATATCATGATGGCAGCTGCATTGGCAGAAGGAAAAACAGTGCTGGAAAACTGTGCGAAAGAACCTGAAATTGTTGACCTTGCGAATTACTTAAATAAAATGGGTGCTAGAGTTGTTGGTGCAGGTACGGAAACAATCCGTATTGAAGGCGTAGAAGCCCTATATGGTACAGAACATCCAATTATCCCTGATCGGGTAGAAGCTGGGTCATTTATGGTTGCAGCGGCAGTAACAGGCGGAAATGTTTTAATTGAAAATGCAGTAAGTGAACATTTACGTTCAGTAATTTCAAAACTTGAAGAAATGAATGTTGTTGTGGAAGAAGAAGAAAATGGAATTCGGGTTATTGGTCCAGAAGTTCTAAAAGCAACTGATATCAAAACATTGCCACATCCAGGCTTTCCAACTGATATGCAATCACAAATGATGGCACTCATGCTATGCGCGGAAGGTACAAGTGTTATTACGGAAACAGTATTTGAAAATCGATTCATGCATGTAGAGGAATTTCGTCGCATGAATGCTAAAATGAAAATTGAAGGCCGGAGTGTAATTATTGAAGGTCTTACCGATTTACAGGGTGCTGAAGTAGCAGCAACTGACCTAAGGGCTGCAGCAGCATTAATTATTGCCGGTCTTAGAGCAGAAGGGTTTACCCGTGTAACTGAATTAAAGCACCTTGATCGTGGCTATGTTGATTTTGCAGGTAAACTGGCTTCACTTGGCGCTGACATCGAACGTGTCGATGAAAATGGCGATTTAGTTAATTCATATCAACAGCAAACCGATACGAATCAAAGTTCAATGATGGCGAAATAATCTTAAATAACTTATGAAACAGGCAGATGAGGCTAGTATATGCTTCATCTGTTTTTTTGTACTTAAGAAAAAAATAAACAATAATACGCCTAGCCCAGTGCCCTGAGTTTTTCTAATACTTTATTTATCTTTATTGTTGCCAATTTATGAGACAGTTATTCATTTAAAAATAAGTATTTTTATTATAATCTTAATATATAGATTCCTTCTTACATATTTATGAGCATAAAAGAAGAATTATGACACTCCGGGTATATAGTTGGCCGGTCTAAAATAGGAATGATGATAAGAACCATTTTGATTGCGGAATGGCTGATAAAACTCGGGAACGGCGGATAAATCTGAAGAACGGCGGATAAAACTCGGGAATGGCGGATAAATCTGAAGAACGGCGGATAAAACTTGGGAATGGCGGATAAATCTGAAGAACGGCTGATAAAACTCGAGAATGGCGGATAAATCCGAAGAACGGCCGTTATATCCCAAAATCGGCCGATACACTAAAGAAAATAACCAGTCTTAGAAAGGAGGGCAACAGCATGATGAAACCAAACCGGCTTTATCCTGGCGATACTATTGGTGTTATTGCACCAGCTGGACCGCCGAATCTTAAAAATCTGCAACGAGCCATTCCCGTAATGGAAAAAATGGGACTCCATGTCAAGCTTGGATCGAATATAGATAAAGTTCATGGTTATTTAGCGGGGACGGATGAAGAACGGTTAAGTGATTTACATGACATGTTTGCCAATCCGGCAATAAAAGCAATTATTTGTGCGCGGGGTGGTTATGGAACACCGAGAATTGCAGCGGACATCGACTATGACCTGATCCAGTGTAATCCGAAGATTTTTTGGGGCTATAGCGATATTACTTACATACATACAGCGATCCATCATGCTGCCGGGCTGGTAACGTTTCATGGACCGATGCTTGCCTCCGACGTTGGCAAGGACACATTCGATGACTTGTCCTTAAGGCAGTTTGGTCAGCTGTTTCAGCCAACTACCCTGATTTACTCACAGCTTGCTTCGAAATTGGAGGTAATCAGAGACGGCTATGCGACAGGACCGATTGTCGGTGGTAATTTATCCTTAATTGCAAGTGGCATTGGTACTCCTTTTGAAATTAATACAAAAGGAAGGCTGCTGCTGATCGAGGACGTTGGTGAGGAACCATACACTATAGACGGTATGCTGAATCAGCTCAAGCTCGCCGGAAAATTGGCCGACGCAGCCGGTATACTGGTTGGAGATTTTTCGCATGCTGAGCCAACAGGGGATAAGTCTTCCCTAACATTGGAGCAGGTTTTCGATCATTATTTTAGCAAGCTTTCCATTCCAGTCATG
This Virgibacillus phasianinus DNA region includes the following protein-coding sequences:
- a CDS encoding S66 peptidase family protein, with translation MMKPNRLYPGDTIGVIAPAGPPNLKNLQRAIPVMEKMGLHVKLGSNIDKVHGYLAGTDEERLSDLHDMFANPAIKAIICARGGYGTPRIAADIDYDLIQCNPKIFWGYSDITYIHTAIHHAAGLVTFHGPMLASDVGKDTFDDLSLRQFGQLFQPTTLIYSQLASKLEVIRDGYATGPIVGGNLSLIASGIGTPFEINTKGRLLLIEDVGEEPYTIDGMLNQLKLAGKLADAAGILVGDFSHAEPTGDKSSLTLEQVFDHYFSKLSIPVMAGFKIGHCQPHFAIPFGTNATISTYDKLVKIDPGVE
- the murA gene encoding UDP-N-acetylglucosamine 1-carboxyvinyltransferase; the encoded protein is MDKIIVRGGNQLNGTVKVEGAKNAVLPVIAASILASKGKSVITDVPTLADVYTINEVLRNMNADVQFDNNTVTVDASQQLKTEAPFEYVRKMRASVLVLGPLLARYGHAKVAMPGGCAIGSRPIDLHLKGFEAMGAEVHVGNGFVEATVAGRLKGAKIYLDVPSVGATENIMMAAALAEGKTVLENCAKEPEIVDLANYLNKMGARVVGAGTETIRIEGVEALYGTEHPIIPDRVEAGSFMVAAAVTGGNVLIENAVSEHLRSVISKLEEMNVVVEEEENGIRVIGPEVLKATDIKTLPHPGFPTDMQSQMMALMLCAEGTSVITETVFENRFMHVEEFRRMNAKMKIEGRSVIIEGLTDLQGAEVAATDLRAAAALIIAGLRAEGFTRVTELKHLDRGYVDFAGKLASLGADIERVDENGDLVNSYQQQTDTNQSSMMAK